CACCCCGCTTCAGATTGTGACGGCCGTCAGTGCGATAGCCAACGGCGGTCACCTGATGCAGCCCTATCTGGTGCGTAAGATAACCGACGCTGAAGGCCACACGATTTTCCGGAGGAAGCCCCGATTGGTCCGGCGGGTGATCACCGCTGAAACCAGCCGGACGCTTCTTGACCTGATGAGAAACGTCGTGGCTCCCGGAGGAACAGGAGTCAAAGCCACGATTGACGGATACGATATCGCTGGAAAAACCGGCACGGCCCAGGTGTATGATCCGTCGAAACATGCCTATACGCGCAAGCAGACCATTGATTCCTTTGTTGGTGTCCTGCCAGCCGATCATCCGTCTCTCGTCATTCTGGCCGTCGTTGTGAAGCCCAGGAAAATTTCCTGGGGGGGGACTGTTGCTGCACCCCTTTTTCGGAAAGTGGCCGAAATGGCTCTCGTCCGGTTTCGAATCCCCTCAGAGAAACAGCCAGAACGGAAAGATCACTCTTCCGTCGACCGGGTCGTTGATCGACGGGCCGGAAGTGATATATCGGAAAACATCAAATGATCTGTTGTTTTTCGAGTCTAAAAATCAGAATTGGGGAAAACCTCGATGAGACACGACAGACCCACGCATGACAAACACTGGCTGTCCCTGAATCTTCCTCCTCCCGTTTGCGGGCGTTTTCCGGAGAAGGTTCTGAGCTTGTCCGACGATTCCCGCCAGGTCGAGAACGGTGCGCTTTTTCTGATCCGGCCGGGAGAAGGGTTCCGGTGGGAATTTGTCGATGAAGCGCTGGACCGCGGAGCCTCCTATCTGGTGGCCGACCGGAAAGCGTTCGCGGAGATCGACAGTCGACCGGCTCTTTCCTCCAGAATTTGTGAATCCGCCGGGCTGTCACTGGTGGAGAACCTTCCCCGGGCGGTTGGCCAGCTGGCGTCTTCCTGGTGGGGCTTCCCTTCCTCTTTCCTGAAAGTGATCGGTGTCACGGGGACCAACGGGAAAACCACATCGAGTTTCCTGACGCGCTCTGTTTGCCGTGCCGGAGGATTACCCTGCGGTCTGATCGGAACTGTCGTTTTTGATGTCGGCCATGAAGAGACAGAGGCGCCGCAGACGACTCCCGGTGCCATACGGATTCAATCCCTGTTTGCGGAATCTCTCCGGAACGGACTGAAGTCCGTTTCGATGGAAGTTTCCTCGCACGCGCTCGATCAGGATCGTCTGGCCGGAACGAATTTTTCCGTTGTCCATTTTACAAATCTGACCCGGGATCATCTCGATTATCACCGGACGATGGAAGCCTATTTTGAAGCGAAAAGAAAGCTCCTGATGTGGGAAAACCCGGATGGAAGTCATCCGGTGGCCGTCGTGCATACGGGAGATGAGTATGGGGCCAGACTGGCGAAAGAGCTTGAACGGGATGGGCGCCGGGTCCTGACCTATGGGGAGGGAGCGGATGCCATGATCCGGCCCCTTCGTGTCGACGTCGGTCTGTCGGGAATCCGGGGAACTCTTCGGACGAGCCGGGGAGAAATGTCCATTGATTCCTCCTTGTCCGGCCATTACAACCTCCAGAATATTCTGGGCGCTGTCGGCTGCGGTGAGGCGCTCGGGCTCTCCATGGAAAAAATCGCGGAAGGGATTCATTCCCTCCCCGGTGTTCCGGGACGTTTTGAACGCGTGGACAGTCCGACGGGATTTTCGGTGATCGTGGACTATGCGCATACGGACGACGCTCTTTCGAACCTTTTGTCCGCCGTTCGCCCGGTGACCCGGGGAAAGGTCATCACCGTTTTCGGCTGCGGCGGGGATCGGGATCGGGGAAAACGCCCTCGCATGGGGAGCGTCGCCGGCCGTCTTTCCGATTTTGTTGTCCTGACATCGGACAATCCCCGAACGGAAAATCCGGAATCGATCCTGGATGAAATAGAGCCGGGACTTCGGGAGACGGGAACCCCCTATGTCCGGGTTTCCGACCGAAAATCCGCGATCTTTGAGGCCATTCGTCGGGCCCGCCCCGGAGATGCGGTCGTGATCGCCGGAAAAGGGCACGAGAACTACCAGATTCTGGGAAAGCAAAAAATACACTTCGATGATCGGGAAATTGCCCGTCTCGCCCTCGCGGAGAGCTCCCGTTGACCGATTCTCTCTCGTTCTGGCTCGACAAGGGATCTGTTCTGCGGGAAACATCCGCAAGAGAGGAAGGACCAGCTCTTCCCGACGACACACCGTTTGCCGGTGTTTCGACGGATACGCGCGATCTGCGTCCCGACATGCTGTTTGTGGCATTGAGGGGTGACGCGTTCGATGGGCACGACTATGTCGGGGAAGCCTTTCGGAAGGGAGCCAGAGCTGCACTGGTCTCGCGCTCTGTGGAGGCAACAGGTCCCCTTCTGATTGTCGGGGACACGCGTCTGGCCCTTCAGGGTCTCGCTCGAGCGATCGTCCGGAAAAGATTCGCAGAAGGGAAGCGGCTGGTGACACTCACGGGGACCGCCGGAAAAACGACGACCCGGGAACTGCTCTGCCTCGTGCTGTCGGCGGAGGGAAGGCGTCCTCACACAAATCGTCAGAACTGGAACAATGAAATCGGTGTCCCCCGTACACTCTGGGAATGGGGTGAGAAGGACGGAGACGCTGTTCTCGAAGTGGGAATCCGAAAGCCGGGCGACATGGATTATTTGTCGTCGGTTCTGGTTTCCGATGCCTCCATCGTGACATCCGTGGGGGAGGGACATCTGGAGACCCTGGGCTCGGTCGAAGGCGTCTGGAAAGAGAAATCGCACCTGCTCAACTGGGTTCGCCCGGGGGGAGCGATCGTTCTTCCGCTGGACCTCCTTATCCGATATCCAGCCTCTCCTGTCTTCCGGGAACGGCAGAGAAGATTTTTCTTTGTCGAACTGGACCCGGATCCCGGAGATTCCGCACGGGGTCCCCGGTCGGTTCCGGAAGGATCCACGATTCTGACCGGCACCCTCCGGAAAGAAGAAGGTGGAAAATGGATCTTGTCCGGCACAACGGGCCCGGAGTCTTTTTCCTGGAAAATGCCTTCCCCTTCCTCCATTTTGGCAATGGATGCCCTCCTTGCACTGGCTGCCGGAAACGCGTTGGGAGTCTCTCTCCAGGAAGGCGCGAACCACCTTGAAAATTTTTCTCCTCTCCCGGGAAGAATGCAAGAAAAAAGAACGCCGGAAGGAGCGCTGCTTCTTCTCGACCATTACAATTCCAATCCCCTTTCCCTCCGGGGTGCTTTCCAGTGGTGTGCCGAGGTCTGGAAAAAAGAGGCGACTCTCTCCAGGGGGGAACCAGGAAAACTCCTCGCCGTTCTTGGAGACATGCTGGAGTTGGGGGAAGATTCCCCCCGTCTCCACCGGGAAGCCGGCCGGATCGCCGCCGAAACTCCCTTTTCTGCAATCTTCTACAAGGGTGATTTTTTCCAGGAATTCCGCGAGGGCTACCTTTCCGGCAAAGGCGAAGAGGCCAGACTTGTCCCTCTTTCGGGGCCGCCGTCTTCCGGACAGGGTGTTTTTCCGATCCTGACGAGGGGGGATGTTGTCCTGATCAAGGGCTCCCGCGGCATGCATCTTGAACAGGAAGCGCGTTTGTTCGGTGTGGAGGCCTGATGCTCTACCAGTTGTTTCATCTCCATCAGGAATATCCCTTCTTCAATATTTTCCGGTACATCACCTTCCGCGCCATCTATGCGACCGTCACCTCCATGGTTCTGCTGCTTGTCCTTGGCCCATGGCTGATTCAGTGGCTCCGACGTCTTCAGATCGGACAGGAGGTCCGGGACGACGGACCCAAATCGCATTTGGCCAAACAGGGAACGCCGACGATGGGAGGGGTTCTGATCCTCCTCGGGATTTTTGTGTCGACCCTCCTGTGGGCGGACCTGTCCGATCCGTATGTCTGGATGGTTCTGGGCGCCCTTGGTGCCAATGGTGTCATCGGATTTCTGGACGATTACCTGAAGGTCCTGAAAAAACAGTCCAAGGGACTTCTTGCCTGGCAGAAGTTTACCCTTCAGATTCTGTCCGGGGTTCTTCTCAGTATGTGGTACCTCTGGGTCAACCATGCGGATACGCGCATCGTCGTGCCTTTTCTGAAGGAGCTGAATCCTGCACTGGGCATTTTGTTCCTCCCGTTCGCCGTGGGCGTGCTGTCCGGTACCGCCAATGCCGTCAATCTGACGGACGGACTGGACGGGCTGGCAGTGGGTCCCGTCATCGTCGTGTCACTTGCGTTCATGGGGATCACGTACGTCACCGGTCACGAACTGTTTGCGCGTTACCTCACGATCATTCCGGTTCCCGGAGCGGGGGAGCTCGCGATTGTTTGCGGGGCCATGGTGGGTTCTTCTCTGGGGTTCCTCTGGTTCAATGCCTATCCCGCTTCGATCTTCATGGGTGATGTGGGGGCCCTGGCCCTCGGCGGAGGGATCGGCATGATGGCGATCGTGACGCGCCAGGAGCTTCTCCTGCTGCTTCTGGGAGGGATTTTTGTCGCCGAGGCCGTCTCGGTCATTGCCCAGGTGCTCTCTTACAAAATTCGCAAAAAAAGGGTGCTCAGAATGGCTCCCCTGCATCACCACTATGAGCTGGGAGGTGTCGAGGAACCCAAGGTGATCGTGCGGTTCTGGATTGTATCGATCATCCTGGCTCTTTTGAGCTTGAGCACCTTCAAGCTTCGCTGATGTCAAGGAGGCGGGGAATGACCGGATTTGGTCAATGACGGAAAAGAGGGAAAGGAAACTTCCCCCTGCCGGTGAAACCATTACCGTGATTGGAGCCGGACGTTCGGGGTGGCCGCCGCTCGTCTTGCACGGGCGCTGGGATATCGCGTCCGTCTGCTGGACGAAGGGCCTGTTCCCCCAAAGAAAAAAAACTTCTTCAGGAAGAGGGGGTTGAGGTTCAGGAAGGCCGGGCGTTCGACGCGCGGGAGATCCTGTCGCTGCCCTTTGTCATCGTGAGTCCAGGTGTTCCGCCGCGAAAATGGGCAGGACAGGAAGCGCCGTTGTATATCAGAAACGTGATGGGGGAGATGGAATGGGCCTCCAGCTGGACGGCCGTTCCTCTCGTGGCGGTTGGCGGAACGAACGGAAAATCGACGACGTCGGCTCTCCTTGCCCATTTTCTGGAGGCTGCCGGAGAACGTGTCTTTCTGGGAGGAAACTTCGGAACACCCCTTTCGGACATGGTTCTGTCGGAACGAAGGGGAAGTTCCCCCCTGCCCACTGTTGCGGTGGTGGAACTGTCGAGTTTTCAGGCGGAAACGATGGGGATTTTCCGGCCGGTGGTCAATCTCCTTCTGAACATCACTCCGGACCACCTGGATCGCTATCTTTCGGTGGACCATTATCGAAATGCCAAATGGAATGCCTTCCAGACAATGGAAAAGGAGAGTTTTACCGTCCTCAACAGGGACCCGGCGTGCGGTGTTTATCCACCGTTCTCCCCCATTTCGTCCCGGCTGGCCTGGTTCTATGGGTCCAAAGGATCCTGTCCGGACAGGACCGGGGGGCTCATCCTGGAGGGGGATGCCTTGTCGGCAACTCTTGACGGAATCGAGGGGCTTCCCCCGATTTCCTGGAATCTGGAAAAATTTCCTCTCGAGGGAATGGGAAACCGGCAGAACCTGGCTGCGTCTCTCCTGGGTGCCGTGCTGTATCTCAAGGCCACGGGAAAACATCCGGAACAGGTGACGACAGTCCTGGAAGAGGCAGCCGCTTCTTTCCGGGGTCTGCCGCACCGGATGGAAGTGGTGGGAGAGTGGAAGGGTATCCGGTTCATCAATGATTCCAAGGCAACAAATGTGGACGCCACGCGCCTGGCCCTGGAGGGTTATGCGGGGCATTCTCCGTTTGTTCACCTGATTCTGGGGGGTCGGGACAAGGGAGCTCCCTATGCGCCTCTCCGGGAGGGGATCCGGACGTCCGTCAAATCGATTGCGGTGTTGGGCGAAGCCCGGGACAAAATCCGGGAAGAACTGGGAAGTCTTGTTCCCCTGAGGATGTGCGAGAGCCTGGAGGAGGCGGTGGACGTCGCAGCCGGACAGGCGTCCGAAGGAGACAGGGTCCTCTTGTCCCCGGCATGTTCAAGCTACGATATGTTTCACGGATATGAAGAGCGGGGGGCTGTCTTCCGGTCGATCGTGGAAAACTGGATCCGTCGCCGGGAGCGGGCGCGATGAAAGCGATGGGGTTTCCCCTGACGGAACAACCGGAGGCCGGGAAGACGCCTATGCCCACCCGAAAAGTCGATATTCTTCTTCTTTTTGCGGTCACCTTTCTCCTGTGTATCGGCATCGGGATGGTCATGTCGGCGTCCTTGTCGACAAGCCAGCCTTTTCGCCTGTTTTCCCGGCAGCTGATTTCCGGAGTGATTGCCCTGGGAGTGATGATTGTCGTCGCCCGGATCGATTATCACCTCTGGTTTGAATGGCGTCTTCTTCTCTACGCGGGAGGAATGATTTCCCTCATTGCGCTCTATATCCCCCACGTCGGGATGGTCATGAACGGTGCCAGGCGCTGGATCCATCTGGCAGGACTCACTCTCCAGCCCTCCGAACTGGCACGGGACGCCATGATCATTCTGACGGCCGTCCTTCTGGTCAAAGCGCGAAAACTCTCTCCTGAGGGCCCGCTGGTGCTCCCCCGCAAGAACCTGATTTCGTTCGGGGTGTTTCTGGGACTCTATGTTGTTCTCATCCTTCGGGAGCCGGATTTCGGTTCTTGCGTCTTTATGCTCTCGGTCCTTTTCCTGATGTTCTTTCTCGGGGGGGTCCCCCTCTCCCTGCTCGCGCGGTTGGCGGCAGCAGCGATCCCTGTTGTTGTCTGGTTTCTTGTTCATCATCGGTACACCCTGGAGCGATTCTCGAATTTCCGGATGGCTCGTCATGCGTCATCGGCAGCTGCTACCCAGCTTGGGCAATCTCTCGTTGCCCTGGGGTCCGGGGGGCTGACCGGAGCCGGTTTGGGGCATGATTGGGTGGGAGGGGGAATCCTTCCGGAGCCAGGAACGGATTTCATCTTCGCCCTGGTCGGGGAGCAGCTCGGTCTTGTGGGAACGCTGTCCGTTGTGTTTCTTTTTGGCATTCTTTTCTATCGGGGAATGCATGTCGCCAAGCACGCCCCGGACTTTGCCGGACGGATGCTTGCCCTCGGATTCACCCTTTCGATTGCGATCGAGGCGATTTTCAACATGGGTGTCGCGACCGGCCTTCTCCCGACCAAGGGAATCCCGTTGCCTTTCATGAGTTTTGGCGGATCGTCCCTGCTCGCAAACGCTCTTGGGGTCGGGATTGTCTTGTCCGTCTCCCGATTTTCTGTTCCTCCTCCCCGGGAGCAGTCCCTTTTGAACGGAGAGACGCGATGAACTCCCCCCGGCTTCCCCGGCAAATCTCCCGTCTTGCTGTGACCGGGGGAGGGACGGGAGGACATGTGGTTCCTGCCCTCAACCTTCTTGAGGCGGCCCGCCGGGAATTAGGCGCGGCCATCTTGTATATCGGAACGCCAGGAAATCTGGAGGAAAGACTGGCTCTGGAGAAAGGGATTCCCTTTGCGGGCATTCCGACATCGGGGTTCATGGGAAAGAGCATGCGGGCGAAACTGACCGCGGTTGCCCGCGTTCTTCCCGGCGTTTCGGAATCTCTTCGGGTTCTGAAAGACTTTCGGCCGGACCTGCTTGTCGGAACGGGCGGGTATGTTCAGGTGCCTTCCGTGCTGACGGCAGCCCTGCTTGGAATCCCGGCCTTTCTTCTTGAGCCGAACGGGGTGACCGGTTGGGCCAATCGGCTTTTGAAGCCTTTTGCCGCTGGGGTCGTTCTTCCGTATGGCGACAAGGGGCCAACCGGAATTCCCCTGGGCGGGAGGGGCCGACCCGATCGACCGGGCAGAGAACGTTTTCAGGGTGTGCTGACAATTCTGATTGCGGGGGGAAGTCAGGGAGCAAGGCAGATTAACAGGGAAGTCCCGAAAATCCTGAAGGCCCTTCTCGAAAAAGAAACGCTCCCATTGAAGATCGTCCATCAGGCGGGAGAGTCCGGAGAGAGGGAAACGAGAGAGCTTTACAAAAATCTCGGAATCGAAGCCGATGTTCTTGGATTTGACCCGTCGTTGTCCGCCCGGTATCGTTCATGCGCGCTGACGATCGCGCGGGCGGGTGCCATGACGGTGGCGGAAATCACATACGCGGGGACCCCCGCGTTTTATGTGCCCTATCCGCTGGCCATCGGTGACCATCAGCGGATCAATGCGGAGTCTGTCCAGCGCGCGGGAGGTGGCTGGGTCTGGTCCGACGCTTCCCTGACGGAAACATCCGCGCGGGCAATGGAACTCTCCGCTGTACTGAGAGAGCCGGACCGTCTTCGGGAGGCGGGAGACAGGGCCTGGGCCCTGTCTCCCGGGAGGCCGTCCGGGGAATGGCTTCTTTCCCTTCTTGATCGGGGAGAAGGGAGCAAAAGGGGCGGAATGACAGTTTCCAAATGACGGGAAATTGTCCATAATTGCAAGAATGTCTGTCCGTGTCGGAGAGTTTGCCGATAAAAGGGATATGGGGCACGGAAGTCCGTGTTTCGTTTCCGCGGGCGGAAACGACAAGGGGGAACGATGTGGAATGACAGCTTCAGATCCTTTCACTTTGTGGGTATTGGCGGTAACGGGATGGCGCCTGTGGCCGAAATCCTGCTTTCCCGCGGTGCCCTCGTATCCGGTTCGGACAAGACGCAGACGGACCTGACACGACGGTTATCCGAACTCGGTGCGCGCGTCTTTGTCGGGCATCGGGCGGAACAGGTCGGTGCGGTGGATGCCGTCGTCATCTCCACGGCAATCTCCCAGGAAAACCCTGAACTACTGGAGGCCCGGCGGCTGGGGATTCCGGTTGTTCATCGGGGAGAGGCGCTGGCAGGCATCATGCGTGGATTTCAGGGTGTCGCAGTGGCCGGATCCCACGGAAAGACGACCACAACGTCCATGATTGCCCACGTCCTGGCCCACGGGGGGCTCGATCCCACCTGTGTGGTGGGTGGACGCGTTCCCGGTTTCGGGGGAAACGCCCGCGTCGGAAAGAAAAACATTTTTATTGCGGAAGCGGATGAGAGCGATGGGTCCTTCCTGAAAATCTCTCCCCATGTCGCCGTCGTGACGAATGTCGATCAGGAGCACCTCGACTACTACCAGTCGTTCGACCAGCTGAAGGCGGCTTTTGAGCGGTTTCTCACGTCCGTTCCTCCGGAGGGGCTCGCTGTTGCCTGCCTGGACGATCCGGAGCTGTCGAACATTCTTCCTTCCCTGAACGCGCCCCACTGGACCTACGGCTTCTCCCCCGCGGCGGACGTCGTCGGGAGCGATGTTTCCGCAGAGGGACTTTCCACATCGTTTTCTGTCCGCCTCCGTGGAAAGGATATCGGAACCTTCATGCTGAATGTTCCGGGTGTGCACAATGTGCTGAACGCACTCGCGACGATCGCAGTCGCGCACCATTTCGGCCTCGAGGCGGAATGTGCCAGGGAAGCGCTGGAGAGATTTCGCGGCGTCGGTCGACGGTTCACTCAGGTGGGTGAGGAAGGCGGAATCCGGATTGTGGATGACTACGGCCACCACCCGACAGAGATCGGCGTGACACTTGCCGCAGCACGCCAGGCCTATCCGGACAGGCGTCTGGTCGTTGCGTTCCAGCCGCACCGTTTTTCCAGGACGCGGGATCTTCTTTCCCGGTTCGCATCGGCTTTCCAGCTGGCCGATGTGCTAGTCCTGGGAGAGATCTACGGGGCGGGGGAAAGCCCGATCGCCGGGATAACCGGCCGGCGTCTCTTTGACGAAATCCGGACCTCTTTCGAGAATGAAGCCTACTTTGCCGGAGACCAGAGCGAAATGATCTCCCGCCTCATGACAATATTAAAACCGGGAGACCTTCTGATAACGATGGGCGCGGGAGATGTCACCCATCTGGGAGGTGAAGTCCTGGCCCGCCTCAGGCAGTCCAGCCGGGTGGTCGGATGATCCTTCACGACGAGCCCTTGTCCCGGCATTCGTCCATCCGCACGGGAGGTCCGGGACAGATTGTCGCTCTGGTCGAGTCGACGGAAGAGTTGATGTCTGTCCTGCAAAGAGTCAAGGAGGGAATCTTTCCCTCCCCGGTCCGTTTTATCGGGAACGCAAGCAACATCCTTTTTCCGGACGGGGGGCTTCTTGGAACCGTGATCTCGCTCAAGAAGATGGACCGGTTTACCCTGCGCCCGGATGGACTGATCGAGGCAGAAGCCGGTGCGTTCCTTCCCCGGCTGGCCTTCCATGCAGCACGGCAGGGACGGGGAGGTCTTGGGTTTCTGTCGGGAATTCCCGGGACGGTGGGCGGCGGAATCGTCATGAATGCCGGTACCACGACGGGGGAGATGGGGGATATTCTTCGTGAAGTCTGCCTGGTTTCGCCGGATGGGGCCATGGAGCGGATCGTCCGGGAAGACCTCCGGTTTTCCTACCGGACGTCGGAGTTCCAGCGGGAAGAGCTTTCGGAGCGTCCGTCTCGCTGGCAGGACTGGGTAATCGTTTCGGCCGTTCTGGAGACATTTCCGGCCGAACCTGTTTTTCTGATGGAGGAATGGGAGCGCCTCCGGCGTTCGAGAAGCGAGGCTCAACCGCTCGACAAACCTAATCTGGGTTCTGTTTTCCGAAACCCGCCGGGGGATTTTGCCGGTCGGCTGATTGAAGACGCGGGATGGAAAGGCGTCGTACGGGGAGGAATAGAAATTTCTCCCCGTCACGCGAACTTCTTCGTCAACCGGGGCGGTGGTCTGTCCAGGGATTTTCGGTCGCTTGTGGAAGACGTGCGGCTTGCAATCCTTAAGGAAAACGGTATCCGGCTTGAGACAGAGGTGGAAATCGTGCCGGAAGAAACGCCGGCAGCAGTCTGAAAGGCGAAGGGATCGTGCTGAAAAAGACATTTCGTAAGGTGGCGGTGTTGATGGGAGGGGATTCTCCCGAGGCGGCCGTTTCGCGCATGAGTGGAAAGGCTGTTCTGGAGGCCCTGAGGAGTCGCGGGTATGAGGCCATTCCGGTGGAAGCCGGACCGGACCTTTTCCACACGCTGCTCCGCACTTCGCCCGATGTCTGCTTTCTGGCCACCCACGGAGGTCACGGTGAGAACGGAGCCCTGCAGGGGTGCCTGGAAGTGCTCGGCATTCCCTATACCGGCTCCGGTGTTCTCGGAAGTGCTCTCGGGATGAGTAAAAGCGCCTCCCGAGCCCTGTTTCGTCAGGGAGGACTCGACGTTCCGGAGACTGTCGCGATCGAATCCGGAGAGAGGCTGACTCCGGACAAGATTCCCTTCCCTCTTCCCTTTATGGTCAAGCCGGAATCGGCGGGTTCCTCGATCGGGGTGACACGGGTAGACCATTTCCCGGACCTGCCTCAAGCGCTCCTCGAGGCGGAAAAACATTCCTCCCGCATTCTCGTGGAGCCGTTCCTTCCGGGACGGGAGGTCCAGTCCGCCATTCTGGACGGCCGGTATCTGGGCGCGATAGAAATCGTTCCGGATTCTTCGGAGCCCTTTTATACCTACGCATCCAAGTATCAGAAAGGAAAATCGCGGCACATTTTTCCGGCTCCCCTGACGAGCGATGTTGCTTCCCGGCTTGAAGAAGCCACTCTTCGCGCTTTCGGTCTTCTGGAGCTTCGAGGGGTTGCCCGCATGGACACTTTGGTCCTTCCGGATGGCCGCGTGGTCGTCCTGGAAATGAACACGTTGCCGGGGTTGACGGAAACCTCCCTCGTCCCCGAAATCGCCAGAGGATGCGGCCTCTCGTTTGAGGACCTGGTGGAAACGATTCTGTCTTCGGCCCGTTTGGATACTCCCGCTCCGACACCTGTTTGCTAGCCATGTCCACTCTTCCCGCACCGTCCGGAGATCTTCCTTCGGGTCAGCAGGAGCCGGTTTCCCGAAAAAGCTGGAAAGGAAAAGGACGTCTCGTCCTGATGGGATTCTTCTTCTTTTTCCTGACCGTTTTGTCTTTTGGACCCGGACATTTTGCCTTTCCTCCCGCCAGACCGATCGTTCTTGAGGGCTGGCCGGTCGTTCCGGTGAAAACGCTTGAATCGTGGATTGAAAAAGCACCGGAAGGAACGTTTCTGAAGTTTGCCGACCTTCACGATTGGATGGAGCGGCATCCATGGATCCGGGAAGTGTCCGCCAAAACTTTTCCCTGGGGGGCCCGGACGATCACGGTCCGTTTGAAGACACCCATGGCCGTGCTCCGTTCTTCTTCCGGAATCCTCCCTCCAGGAACGGATCTTCCCTCCGAAAGTCCACACTTTGTTCCCTACCTGCTTCCGGATGGAAAAGTTCTGACAGGTCTTGTTGTTCCCGCGGTTTCCCGGTTGCCGGAAGTGATTGTCCGTTCTCCGATCGGACGCTCGGGAGGGAAAAGTCTGGTCGCGGCGATTCGGCTTGTCCAAAAATGCCATGCTAGCGGAGCTCCGTCAGGTCAACTGTTCGTCTTCCGAAAACCCCACGAGATCCGGTTTTTTCCAGATCGTTCTTCCGTCTATCTGATTTTGCCGGAAGAAGGCTCCTGCCAGCCGTTCCGGCTCTATTCGAGGCTTCTCGGCCGCTTGTCGGCCCTTCCCGCAGGAGTCGTCCCGATCGGCTACGACCTTCGTTTCAAAGGGATGATCCTCGTTCGTCCGGCTTCCCTTGCGAAGCCCGACAAAAAATCGAAAGCAGGATCGTCCGGTCGATGATTTCCGGGACTTCCCGGCCGGGCCTGTTGTCCTGATTTCCCCAGATATGCGACAATCTGCACCGGGATTCCCGACGGAGAACTCCGTTTTTTTGATGGCTCCAGTGCAATTCTTAACGGTTGAAACGAAGGATGAGAACAAGGTGTCGAGCAATCCTCTTTATGCAGCTGTCGATCTTGGTTCGACGAAAGTTGTTGCGGTGGCGGGTCACGCAGTGGACGACAATCTTTTCGAGGTGGTGGGTCTGGGAACATCCCCGACAGGCTCGGCACTTCGAAACGGAACGATTATCGGGGTTCCGCAGGCCGTGACCGCGATCAATCGTGCGGTGGACCAGGCTCAGCGGATGGCGGGCCGGCCCATCAAACACGTCGTTGTCGGTTTTGCCGGAGGAGAAATTGTCGGCATGGACCAGCGGGTGACGATCGCGTTGAGAGACCGGGAAGTGCAGCCATCCGATATCGAAAAGGTTCTCCAGGAAGCGCGCTCAATGATTAACCGCCCCCAGGCGGAAATCCTGCATGTCATCCCCAAGTCCTACACGATCGATGATCTGGCGAACATCCCCAATCCGGTGGGCATGGTCGGTGCCCGCCTGGAAGCGCACGTCCATGTCATCCGGGGCTCCGAAATGGTAATTGCCAACCTCCGTCGGACGATCGAACGGTCGGGACTTCTCTTGCAGGAGGGAGATCTCGTCCTCCAGCCCCTGGCGGCTGCCAGGGCTCTCCTGACGGAGGACGACAAGGAGCTGGGCGTCGCGATTGTCGATATCGGCGGGGGA
The sequence above is drawn from the Leptospirillum ferriphilum ML-04 genome and encodes:
- the ftsA gene encoding cell division protein FtsA produces the protein MAPVQFLTVETKDENKVSSNPLYAAVDLGSTKVVAVAGHAVDDNLFEVVGLGTSPTGSALRNGTIIGVPQAVTAINRAVDQAQRMAGRPIKHVVVGFAGGEIVGMDQRVTIALRDREVQPSDIEKVLQEARSMINRPQAEILHVIPKSYTIDDLANIPNPVGMVGARLEAHVHVIRGSEMVIANLRRTIERSGLLLQEGDLVLQPLAAARALLTEDDKELGVAIVDIGGGTTNLAVYVNGSLAAIRMFPYGGINMTKDLAIVLQVSQEEAERIKIDTLGRVLQKDSPEPVSEISENSAKPDTSEQETQVMDVVEARLGEILGIVARELREMRLESRLQRGVVLTGGVVGMPRMIPFAQKVLSPLHVTIGTVRPRIQGLVERAIHPEFASAIGLLYYARDHWGDAYGEESPGLAEERTPEKPKDKKVLSGSSRLLNWFREII